The following are encoded in a window of Deltaproteobacteria bacterium genomic DNA:
- a CDS encoding glycosyltransferase family A protein, producing the protein MVFPNVFMAKDPGSLVSVIIPTHDRWPMLGEAVESVLVQTADNFELIVVDDGSTDDTACRLRDYGVRLTVLTQSRRGVAAARNHGASRASGGYLAFLDSDDLWHPHKLERQLSFMERHPEVEICQTDEIWIRNGVRVNPRNKHRKPSGDIFRASLDLCLVSPSAVMMRRDLFERVGGFDESLPVCEDYDLWLRIARDTEIPLIPEALVTKRGGHADQLSRSTWGFDRFRVTSIANLIESGLDAEKTGWALEALAKKVTILAKGFRKRGNEAMARDYEERLRRVSALQNK; encoded by the coding sequence ATGGTTTTCCCCAACGTGTTCATGGCGAAGGATCCCGGTTCGCTCGTCAGCGTCATCATTCCCACCCACGACCGTTGGCCCATGCTCGGCGAGGCCGTGGAGTCGGTGCTGGTGCAGACCGCGGACAACTTCGAGTTGATCGTGGTCGACGATGGCTCCACGGACGACACCGCGTGCCGGTTGCGGGACTACGGGGTCAGGCTGACCGTTCTGACCCAGAGCCGTCGCGGCGTGGCGGCTGCCCGGAACCATGGGGCCTCCCGCGCATCCGGCGGGTATCTGGCCTTCCTCGACTCCGACGACCTCTGGCACCCCCACAAGCTCGAGCGCCAACTCAGCTTCATGGAACGCCATCCCGAAGTCGAGATCTGTCAGACCGACGAGATCTGGATCCGGAACGGCGTGCGCGTGAACCCGAGGAACAAGCACCGCAAGCCCTCCGGCGACATCTTCCGCGCCAGCCTCGATCTCTGCCTCGTCAGCCCCTCGGCGGTGATGATGCGGCGGGACCTGTTCGAGCGGGTCGGTGGCTTCGACGAGTCGCTGCCCGTGTGCGAGGACTACGACCTGTGGCTGCGCATCGCCAGGGACACCGAGATCCCGCTGATCCCCGAGGCGCTGGTCACCAAACGGGGTGGACACGCGGATCAGCTCTCCCGTTCCACCTGGGGGTTCGACCGCTTCCGGGTCACGTCCATTGCCAACCTCATCGAGTCGGGTTTGGACGCGGAGAAGACCGGATGGGCCTTGGAGGCCCTGGCGAAAAAGGTTACGATTCTGGCGAAGGGGTTCCGGAAACGCGGCAACGAAGCCATGGCGCGAGACTATGAGGAGCGGCTGCGCCGCGTGTCAGCCTTACAGAACAAGTGA